The following proteins are encoded in a genomic region of Verrucomicrobiaceae bacterium:
- a CDS encoding sigma-70 family RNA polymerase sigma factor, producing MSPPSEHERHAQFLRHYAASEVALHTFVRSLVPTRQMASEVMQDVILVLWEKFDAAADFQGWAFGVAKNVVLRHLRRQSRDRHVFDDELVNQLADDAAALVAVHDGHREALEHCLDKLPAAQRELVLTAYTKGTRMDELATRRGQTPMALYKLLHRIRQALLECVERTLAKEEHA from the coding sequence ATGTCCCCGCCATCCGAACACGAGCGCCATGCCCAGTTTCTCCGCCACTACGCGGCGAGCGAGGTGGCGTTGCACACGTTTGTGAGGTCGCTGGTGCCCACGCGGCAGATGGCTTCGGAGGTGATGCAGGATGTCATTCTCGTGCTGTGGGAGAAGTTTGATGCGGCGGCGGATTTCCAGGGCTGGGCCTTTGGCGTGGCAAAGAATGTCGTTCTGCGTCACCTGCGTCGGCAGTCGCGGGACAGGCATGTGTTTGATGACGAACTGGTGAACCAGCTCGCCGATGATGCGGCTGCCTTGGTGGCGGTGCATGATGGGCATCGCGAGGCCCTGGAGCACTGCCTGGACAAGCTCCCCGCCGCGCAACGTGAACTGGTGCTCACCGCCTACACGAAGGGCACCCGCATGGATGAGCTGGCCACCCGCCGTGGGCAGACGCCGATGGCACTCTACAAACTGCTCCACCGCATCCGGCAGGCCCTGCTGGAGTGTGTGGAGCGCACACTCGCCAAGGAGGAACACGCATGA
- a CDS encoding agarase produces MKPIILILFATLTANAADFKATNSGIEITAGSLGSFTLSYPECEPAHKIIEVKAVAASTMLRYEGGAQCVVSAGKDGIGVVFKDVPADVKSWKMTTLIDIGFAKGGSWRIADKEGVFPAEKASPPQIASLNSTTFKLKNAQGQSLSFLTPDYAFQQLTDNREWNWAVYHWQFIVPWIPDRVTGRIKITSDLASVKKLIDPFGQSLKDVFPNKLKSLEELKADVAADKAYYAGIETPVLDGFGGQPGSGEALGLKKTGFFHVEQKGEKSWLVDPDGNAFFHLGVCGFAPNDDYTYVKGREGIYEWLPKIDSEYASAFREGNADHFSFYIANVIQKFGAAYDYESHATRMMERVKKWGFNSIGAFSPVPKAAFPYVAHLPINEWEGVPRIPGAHEVWDPFDAATAAKIAENIAREVPTRAQDPMLIGWFIVNEPRYDELPRVIPSLDGKHACKRELVAALKAKYATVEAFNTAWHAKASSFDELVDSGLAVTTDAAKADVKAFVGTFLETYFTQIEKVFRQHDANHLLLGSRLQPITIEDEQLCRIMGKHLDVVSYNYYTFGVDTAALKRYHEWTGGKPMMLSEFFWASPKDSGLIGGREVSTQRERGLAYRNYVEQSAALGFVVGIEWFTLVDQATTGRWFSQYNGESYNTGLISVADRPWKDMLAEMMKTNHSIYDLLLGRRAPFAWEDARFRGK; encoded by the coding sequence ATGAAACCTATCATTTTAATTCTTTTCGCCACATTGACGGCCAATGCTGCTGACTTCAAGGCCACGAACTCGGGCATCGAGATCACGGCAGGCAGTCTGGGGAGCTTCACGCTGAGCTACCCGGAGTGTGAGCCAGCACATAAGATCATCGAGGTGAAGGCCGTGGCCGCGAGTACCATGCTGCGCTATGAAGGAGGGGCGCAGTGTGTGGTTTCGGCGGGGAAGGATGGGATCGGGGTCGTCTTCAAAGATGTGCCTGCGGATGTGAAGTCATGGAAGATGACGACGCTGATCGACATCGGCTTTGCGAAGGGTGGCTCGTGGCGCATCGCGGACAAAGAGGGCGTTTTTCCGGCGGAGAAGGCCTCACCGCCGCAGATCGCGAGTTTGAACTCGACGACGTTTAAGCTCAAAAATGCCCAGGGGCAGAGTTTGAGCTTTTTGACGCCGGATTACGCATTTCAGCAGCTCACGGACAATCGCGAGTGGAACTGGGCGGTGTATCACTGGCAGTTCATCGTGCCGTGGATACCAGATCGTGTGACAGGGAGGATCAAGATCACGTCCGATCTGGCGTCGGTGAAGAAATTGATCGATCCCTTCGGCCAGAGCTTGAAGGATGTGTTTCCGAACAAGCTGAAGTCGCTCGAAGAGCTGAAGGCCGATGTGGCGGCGGATAAGGCCTATTACGCGGGCATCGAGACGCCGGTGCTGGATGGCTTTGGTGGCCAGCCGGGCAGTGGTGAGGCGCTAGGGCTGAAAAAGACCGGTTTTTTCCATGTGGAGCAAAAAGGCGAAAAATCGTGGTTGGTCGATCCTGATGGGAATGCGTTCTTCCACCTGGGTGTGTGCGGTTTTGCGCCGAATGATGACTACACTTATGTGAAGGGCCGCGAGGGCATCTATGAGTGGTTGCCGAAGATCGACAGCGAATACGCCAGCGCTTTTCGTGAGGGCAATGCGGATCATTTTTCGTTCTACATCGCGAATGTGATCCAAAAATTCGGCGCGGCCTATGATTACGAATCGCACGCCACGCGGATGATGGAGCGGGTTAAAAAGTGGGGCTTCAACAGCATCGGGGCCTTTAGCCCGGTGCCGAAGGCAGCGTTTCCGTATGTGGCGCATCTGCCGATCAACGAATGGGAAGGCGTGCCGCGCATTCCAGGTGCGCATGAGGTGTGGGACCCGTTTGATGCCGCCACGGCGGCAAAGATCGCCGAAAACATCGCCCGCGAGGTGCCTACGCGGGCGCAGGACCCGATGCTGATCGGCTGGTTCATCGTGAATGAGCCGCGCTACGATGAGCTACCACGCGTGATCCCGTCGCTGGATGGCAAGCACGCGTGTAAACGCGAACTGGTGGCCGCTTTGAAGGCGAAATACGCTACGGTGGAAGCTTTCAACACCGCGTGGCACGCGAAGGCGTCGTCATTTGATGAACTCGTCGATTCTGGGCTCGCGGTGACGACGGATGCGGCGAAGGCGGATGTGAAGGCCTTTGTCGGCACCTTTCTGGAGACCTACTTCACGCAGATCGAGAAAGTGTTCCGCCAGCATGACGCGAATCATCTGCTGCTCGGCAGCCGCCTCCAGCCGATCACGATCGAGGATGAGCAGCTCTGCCGCATCATGGGAAAGCATCTCGATGTGGTGAGCTACAACTACTACACCTTCGGCGTCGATACGGCGGCGCTGAAGCGCTACCACGAGTGGACGGGTGGCAAGCCGATGATGTTGAGCGAGTTCTTCTGGGCCTCACCGAAGGACAGCGGGCTGATCGGCGGGCGGGAGGTGAGCACGCAGCGGGAGCGCGGGCTGGCGTATCGGAACTATGTCGAGCAAAGCGCGGCGCTGGGCTTCGTTGTGGGCATCGAGTGGTTCACGCTGGTCGATCAGGCGACGACGGGGCGGTGGTTCAGCCAATACAATGGTGAAAGCTACAATACGGGCCTCATCAGCGTGGCGGATCGCCCGTGGAAAGACATGCTAGCGGAGATGATGAAGACGAACCACTCGATCTATGACCTGCTGCTGGGGAGGCGAGCGCCGTTTGCGTGGGAGGATGCGCGGTTTCGCGGGAAATAA
- a CDS encoding tetratricopeptide repeat protein — MLSVFLSRMSSVLTPSRCLASAAAAACLLLSGVFAHAQGIPKALPADSQPVPRALPAGGSGLSSSPGSDLFDTASLAYERQEWQIAAQNYAQYLQQYPNGKRVADALFRIGECYREQRMLRQAATYWEEVVNRYPASEGAPSAAYRLGAIAFNNAQNEIAAGNKAAAKPGLEAAAGHFAFCEARTKAPEAKLAALHNKSRCYELLGDTKKQIEALNILIAVTENNPYRDSALLSLANIQLTKDQKEQSLKSFLELAQQSQDPAILADASLRAAVLYAEIGKPDEAIELFKKALSLPETTEVSRGIALVGIIQALYAKGDYTSVINYYNQNADTLPPGTTRPKMLLLVGHSYRSGKSYARAIEVYLIIEQYHKETEEAFEAGYWKLYCFYLLNDKDLAEFAGDFITRYTPTKGDHEYLSLARLIRADYFYNKGDYNNAAQSYTDLRVEKLPEKLRAGTLFNMGWAQGESGRHQEAVSSFTKFLTDYPGHEYTAKALARRGLANKDARDLPKAKADFEQVTKDHPKSEACELAWLQLGIIAMEQKDSKAAISAFESLLKLFPATNAAAQAWYGIGRGYFDLKNYDKAIPALRHALQIDSKVYFERASQMLILCDYARQNTTELAKTIDSYLSVKTDGSVQPNILKWLGLKFYTAQEFPKAARYLELAATPDNPGNTEAVIWIYLSMSQLESGNYDQSIAAADYFLQSNPDVSSKARALLTKGRAQQGKSAFDDGNKTAEDALSFVKDGKLQAELLILQGDILDAHGDDLAKQQQQEAAREKWKAATGKYAVPSQVFEDENVTPEALHKAARTLDKLGDTDQAQKLRQQLKQRYPKWAPKA; from the coding sequence ATGCTCTCCGTCTTCCTCTCACGCATGTCCTCCGTGCTCACTCCATCGCGTTGCCTCGCCTCTGCCGCCGCCGCCGCTTGTTTACTCCTCAGCGGCGTATTCGCCCATGCGCAGGGCATCCCCAAGGCCCTGCCCGCAGACTCCCAGCCGGTGCCGCGTGCACTGCCCGCTGGCGGCTCTGGCCTTTCCAGCAGCCCAGGCAGTGATCTCTTCGATACTGCCTCCCTCGCCTACGAGCGGCAGGAGTGGCAGATCGCCGCACAGAACTACGCTCAATACCTCCAGCAGTATCCGAATGGCAAACGCGTCGCCGATGCTCTCTTCCGCATCGGCGAGTGCTACCGTGAGCAGCGCATGCTCCGCCAAGCCGCCACCTACTGGGAGGAAGTGGTCAATCGCTATCCCGCCAGTGAAGGAGCCCCCTCCGCCGCCTATCGCCTCGGAGCCATCGCCTTCAACAATGCGCAGAATGAAATCGCTGCGGGCAACAAAGCCGCTGCAAAACCCGGCCTCGAGGCTGCTGCAGGCCATTTCGCCTTCTGTGAGGCACGCACCAAGGCCCCAGAGGCCAAACTCGCCGCTCTGCATAACAAAAGCCGCTGCTACGAGCTCCTCGGTGATACCAAAAAGCAGATCGAGGCGCTCAACATCCTCATCGCCGTCACGGAGAACAATCCCTACCGCGATTCAGCTCTCCTCTCCCTCGCCAACATCCAACTCACCAAGGATCAAAAAGAGCAATCGCTGAAATCCTTCCTCGAGCTCGCTCAGCAAAGCCAAGACCCCGCCATCCTCGCAGATGCCTCCCTCCGCGCTGCCGTGCTTTACGCAGAAATCGGCAAGCCAGATGAAGCCATCGAGCTATTCAAAAAAGCCCTCAGCCTGCCAGAAACCACCGAGGTCAGCCGCGGCATCGCCCTCGTCGGCATCATCCAGGCACTCTATGCCAAAGGTGACTACACCAGCGTCATCAACTACTACAATCAGAACGCCGATACCCTCCCGCCCGGCACCACCCGGCCCAAGATGCTCCTCCTCGTCGGTCACTCCTACCGCAGCGGCAAGAGCTACGCCCGCGCCATCGAGGTTTACCTCATCATCGAGCAGTATCACAAAGAGACCGAGGAGGCCTTCGAGGCCGGTTACTGGAAGCTCTACTGCTTCTATCTCCTCAATGACAAAGACCTCGCGGAATTCGCCGGCGACTTCATCACCCGCTACACCCCCACCAAAGGCGATCACGAGTACCTCAGCCTCGCACGCCTCATCCGCGCGGACTACTTCTACAACAAAGGCGACTACAACAACGCCGCCCAAAGCTACACCGACCTCCGCGTCGAAAAACTGCCAGAAAAACTCCGTGCAGGCACCCTTTTCAACATGGGCTGGGCCCAGGGCGAATCCGGCCGCCACCAGGAAGCCGTCTCCAGCTTCACCAAATTCCTCACCGACTACCCAGGGCACGAGTACACCGCCAAAGCGCTCGCTCGCCGTGGTCTCGCCAACAAAGACGCACGCGACCTCCCCAAGGCCAAGGCCGACTTCGAGCAAGTCACCAAAGACCATCCCAAATCTGAGGCCTGTGAGCTCGCCTGGCTCCAGCTCGGCATCATCGCCATGGAGCAAAAAGACTCCAAAGCCGCCATCTCCGCCTTTGAGAGCCTCCTGAAGCTCTTCCCGGCCACCAATGCCGCCGCTCAGGCCTGGTATGGCATCGGTCGCGGTTACTTCGATCTCAAAAACTACGACAAAGCTATCCCCGCCCTCCGCCACGCCCTCCAGATCGACAGCAAAGTGTACTTCGAGCGTGCTAGCCAGATGCTCATCCTCTGCGACTACGCTCGCCAAAACACCACCGAGCTCGCCAAGACCATCGACTCATACCTCTCCGTCAAAACCGACGGCTCCGTCCAGCCCAACATCCTCAAATGGCTCGGCCTCAAGTTCTACACCGCGCAGGAATTCCCCAAAGCCGCTCGCTACCTCGAACTCGCCGCCACTCCTGATAATCCTGGCAACACCGAAGCCGTCATCTGGATCTACCTCTCCATGTCCCAGCTCGAATCCGGGAACTACGACCAAAGCATCGCCGCCGCAGACTACTTCCTCCAGTCTAATCCCGATGTCTCCTCCAAAGCCCGGGCCCTCCTCACCAAAGGCCGCGCCCAGCAGGGTAAGTCCGCCTTCGATGATGGCAATAAGACCGCCGAAGACGCCCTCAGCTTTGTCAAAGACGGCAAGCTCCAAGCCGAGCTCCTCATCCTCCAAGGCGACATCCTAGACGCCCATGGCGACGATCTCGCCAAGCAGCAGCAGCAAGAAGCCGCCCGTGAAAAATGGAAAGCCGCCACCGGCAAGTATGCCGTGCCCAGCCAGGTCTTTGAAGACGAAAACGTCACCCCCGAGGCCCTTCACAAAGCCGCACGCACCCTCGACAAACTCGGCGACACCGATCAGGCTCAAAAACTCCGCCAGCAGCTCAAACAGCGCTACCCCAAGTGGGCACCGAAAGCCTGA
- a CDS encoding biopolymer transporter ExbD, translating to MNFRKQHSIEPTPMQLAPLVDVLFLLVIFFAVTFQYAKEEQAMDVSVPAAEAGKEKESRTVGEIIINIKKEGEIVVNGQNYNVDELLLKLQNIIQMAGTHEQAVIIRGDEITDYKHVIRVMDACQKAGIYNIAFATRKPDAPGTAAPAPPK from the coding sequence ATGAACTTCCGCAAACAGCACAGCATCGAACCCACCCCCATGCAGCTCGCGCCGCTGGTGGATGTGCTCTTCCTGCTCGTCATCTTTTTCGCCGTCACCTTCCAGTATGCCAAGGAGGAGCAGGCCATGGATGTCAGCGTCCCCGCTGCAGAGGCTGGTAAAGAGAAGGAAAGCCGCACCGTCGGCGAGATCATCATCAACATCAAAAAAGAAGGCGAGATCGTCGTCAACGGCCAGAACTACAACGTGGACGAGCTGCTCCTAAAGCTGCAAAACATCATCCAAATGGCCGGCACGCATGAGCAGGCCGTCATCATCCGCGGCGATGAAATCACCGACTACAAGCATGTCATCCGCGTCATGGATGCCTGCCAGAAAGCCGGCATCTACAACATCGCCTTTGCCACACGCAAGCCGGATGCCCCTGGCACCGCCGCCCCCGCACCGCCGAAATAA
- a CDS encoding MotA/TolQ/ExbB proton channel family protein translates to MHRKILLALAVLALVVSWMAAAPGSAAAQQTPASVVTPVPSDVAAATTSPNADNPFGDTLTFEGFIKRTGIMAYPLIGLSMVAFFMIVLFTLTIRQGTVVSDAFMNSADALIRKQDYLGLLAVCNRRNECIARVTAKTLDFATRNPTASFEEVKEVTEAEGNRQSSLLLARIAYLGDVGAIAPMLGLLGTTLGMITTFHEISGKAAGGSNQLGLAQGVSEALLCTASGLVIGIPALMFYSIFRGKVNRLISEMEAATTHLMALLAVQYKRAARAAAST, encoded by the coding sequence ATGCATCGAAAAATCCTCCTCGCTCTGGCCGTGCTGGCGCTCGTGGTTTCCTGGATGGCCGCCGCCCCAGGCAGCGCCGCCGCACAGCAGACTCCTGCGTCTGTGGTCACGCCTGTACCGTCTGATGTCGCCGCTGCGACCACTAGTCCGAACGCGGACAATCCCTTTGGCGACACCTTGACCTTTGAGGGCTTCATCAAGCGCACCGGGATCATGGCCTACCCGCTCATCGGCCTGTCGATGGTGGCCTTCTTCATGATCGTGCTCTTTACCCTCACCATCCGCCAGGGCACAGTCGTGAGCGATGCCTTCATGAACTCAGCGGATGCCCTGATCCGCAAGCAGGACTACCTGGGCCTCCTCGCGGTGTGCAATCGCCGCAATGAGTGCATCGCCCGCGTCACGGCGAAGACGCTGGATTTCGCCACACGGAACCCCACCGCCAGCTTTGAGGAGGTGAAGGAAGTCACCGAGGCAGAGGGAAATCGCCAATCCAGCCTGCTCCTCGCCCGTATCGCCTACCTGGGTGACGTGGGAGCCATCGCCCCGATGCTGGGCCTGCTGGGCACCACGCTGGGCATGATCACCACCTTCCACGAGATCTCTGGGAAAGCCGCTGGCGGCTCCAATCAGCTTGGGCTGGCTCAAGGCGTGTCCGAGGCCCTGCTGTGCACGGCCTCTGGCCTCGTCATCGGCATCCCGGCGCTGATGTTTTACTCCATTTTCCGCGGAAAGGTGAACCGCCTCATCTCTGAGATGGAGGCCGCCACCACGCACCTCATGGCGCTGCTCGCCGTGCAGTATAAACGGGCCGCCCGAGCCGCCGCCTCAACCTGA
- a CDS encoding CocE/NonD family hydrolase has product MRHTLASILLSLLFIAQLHAQVEVTAEIDVMVSMRDGVRLATDIYRPAGVTEKLPVILTRSPYNKAGAKKHAEYFASHGYVFVAQDTRGRYGSEGVWHWMTDDGVDGAECAKWIISQPWSDGQIGMIGTSYVGGTQHAMALEKAPGLSTVIPVDAVSNCGVQSMRNAGAFEMRFWNWIMLNGGKGSSAAGDPGTEAVLKEMADNRLSYLSHLPLRPGTTPLKLAAEYEDWLIQAMRHGANDAFWRQNNIIDHAADYKDIPVMLVGGWYDSWAGNTTANFRALTPALKSGVYLIMGPWIHGQQAKSAHGMVDFGAEAAIPDELAWRLAWYDHVMKGKACPFPTKVRYFTMGQGSGGKTADGKLDHGGKWHDAAQWPPAGVEAVNYYFGPDGALEPKKQRGSSRYTFDPKNPVPTIGGNISSGDGIMLQGAWDQRGGPHVWNWPQPLPLSARNDVLVFQTEPLAADVEVTGELEVRLWVSSDAVDTDFTAKLLDVHPASAAWPGGFDLNIADGICRARFRDSLTEERLMEPGKVYPLTIRLYPTSNVFKKGHRIRVDISSSNFPRFDVNPNTGEPLQQHRQVKTALNTIYHDAEHPSHIVLPVRK; this is encoded by the coding sequence ATGCGCCACACGCTCGCTTCCATCCTCCTCTCGCTCCTTTTCATCGCACAGCTTCATGCGCAGGTGGAGGTGACCGCTGAAATCGACGTGATGGTGTCGATGCGGGATGGCGTGCGGCTGGCGACGGATATTTACCGGCCTGCGGGTGTGACGGAGAAGCTACCAGTGATCCTCACGCGATCCCCTTACAACAAAGCTGGCGCAAAGAAGCATGCGGAGTACTTCGCCAGTCATGGCTATGTCTTTGTGGCCCAGGACACGCGGGGGCGCTACGGCAGTGAGGGCGTGTGGCACTGGATGACTGATGATGGTGTGGATGGCGCGGAGTGTGCGAAGTGGATCATCTCCCAGCCGTGGAGCGATGGTCAGATCGGCATGATCGGCACGAGCTACGTCGGGGGCACGCAGCACGCGATGGCGCTGGAGAAGGCCCCTGGTCTCTCCACGGTGATCCCCGTGGATGCGGTGTCGAACTGCGGTGTGCAGTCCATGCGCAATGCAGGCGCTTTTGAGATGCGCTTCTGGAACTGGATCATGCTCAATGGTGGCAAGGGCAGCAGCGCCGCAGGTGATCCCGGCACCGAGGCCGTGCTGAAAGAGATGGCCGATAATCGCCTGAGCTACCTCTCACACCTGCCCCTGCGGCCTGGCACCACCCCACTGAAGCTGGCCGCTGAATATGAGGACTGGCTCATCCAGGCGATGCGCCACGGTGCCAATGATGCCTTTTGGCGGCAAAACAACATCATCGACCACGCGGCGGACTATAAGGACATCCCCGTCATGCTGGTGGGTGGCTGGTACGACTCGTGGGCGGGGAATACGACGGCGAATTTCCGTGCGCTGACGCCCGCGCTCAAAAGTGGCGTGTATCTGATCATGGGACCGTGGATTCATGGTCAGCAGGCAAAGTCGGCGCATGGGATGGTCGATTTCGGAGCTGAGGCAGCGATCCCGGATGAGCTGGCGTGGCGGCTGGCCTGGTATGACCATGTGATGAAGGGCAAAGCCTGCCCATTCCCCACCAAAGTGCGCTATTTCACGATGGGACAGGGCAGCGGCGGAAAGACGGCAGATGGAAAGCTCGATCATGGTGGGAAATGGCATGATGCGGCCCAGTGGCCACCTGCGGGCGTGGAGGCGGTGAATTACTACTTCGGTCCCGATGGAGCCCTGGAGCCGAAAAAGCAGCGCGGCAGCTCCCGCTACACCTTTGACCCGAAAAACCCCGTGCCCACCATCGGCGGGAATATCTCCAGCGGCGATGGCATCATGCTGCAAGGTGCCTGGGACCAGCGTGGCGGCCCGCATGTGTGGAATTGGCCCCAGCCGCTCCCGCTCTCTGCGCGGAATGATGTGCTGGTCTTTCAGACAGAGCCGCTCGCAGCCGATGTGGAGGTCACGGGCGAGCTGGAGGTGCGGCTCTGGGTCTCATCCGACGCGGTGGACACCGATTTCACGGCAAAGCTGCTTGATGTGCATCCCGCCAGCGCGGCGTGGCCCGGCGGCTTTGATTTAAATATCGCGGATGGCATCTGCCGGGCACGATTCCGCGATTCACTGACCGAGGAGCGGCTGATGGAGCCAGGGAAGGTCTATCCGCTGACCATCCGCCTTTACCCCACCAGCAATGTCTTCAAAAAAGGCCACCGCATCCGTGTGGACATCAGTAGCAGCAATTTCCCGCGCTTTGATGTGAACCCGAACACCGGCGAGCCCCTCCAGCAGCACCGCCAGGTGAAAACGGCCCTCAATACCATCTACCACGACGCGGAGCACCCCTCGCACATCGTGCTGCCGGTGCGGAAATAG
- the trmB gene encoding tRNA (guanosine(46)-N7)-methyltransferase TrmB, with protein sequence MLPLFVPSDHFRELAPTAIFPDTTRPLEVDLGCGDGTFLVGMAAQHPERDFLGVERMLGRVSKTARKITAQKLPNARIMRLESAYTVAWLLPRASVSRLHLLCPDPWPKKRHAERRLVNQAEFLDGLTRILRPGGEFLLKTDDQPYFEDALLSFESRTHQFQRLDWPDGAFPYTTTDFEATWLAAGRSIHRARWQLKS encoded by the coding sequence ATGCTTCCCCTCTTTGTTCCCAGCGACCACTTCCGCGAACTCGCTCCCACGGCCATCTTTCCAGACACCACACGTCCGCTCGAAGTCGATCTGGGCTGCGGGGACGGCACGTTCCTGGTCGGCATGGCCGCGCAGCACCCAGAGCGGGACTTCCTCGGCGTAGAGCGCATGCTCGGCCGCGTCAGCAAGACCGCACGGAAGATCACCGCGCAAAAACTCCCCAATGCCCGCATCATGCGCCTGGAGAGTGCCTACACCGTCGCGTGGCTGCTGCCGCGTGCGAGCGTGAGCCGCCTGCACCTGCTCTGCCCCGATCCGTGGCCGAAAAAGCGCCACGCCGAGCGCCGCCTCGTCAATCAGGCCGAGTTCCTCGATGGTCTCACCCGCATCCTGCGGCCCGGCGGCGAGTTTTTGCTCAAAACCGACGACCAGCCCTATTTTGAAGACGCCTTGCTCAGCTTTGAAAGCCGCACGCATCAGTTTCAGCGGCTCGATTGGCCGGATGGCGCCTTCCCCTACACCACCACCGACTTTGAGGCCACCTGGCTCGCCGCAGGCCGCAGCATCCATCGGGCGCGGTGGCAGTTGAAGAGTTGA